Sequence from the Alosa sapidissima isolate fAloSap1 chromosome 21, fAloSap1.pri, whole genome shotgun sequence genome:
atacaaactttCACTcatgcatccacacacagacattagaaaaatacacacatatgaTAAATGACTTAAAAACGAAGATGACGAGAAACAGAAAACGGGTAATAAAAAGTTCTCTAAGTGCCACCGCTCCCGTCTTCCACCCACCGGCCCCTCTGACCCATGCAGCTTGCGTGTGCTCTGTGCCTGCAccgctcttctcctcctctcctctcctctgctttgcTTTATCCCCAGCTCCATCGCTCTCCCAACTCCTTACAATCTGGGCTCCAGTCTGTCACCTCTTCATTCAACCCAAGGCAGTGtagttttgtcttttttttttcttgttataGTCCTTCCATCCACCTCCTCCGCCCACAagtactccctccctccctccatccccacccaccctccctccctcagttCGGTCTAGGAGTTCATGTGCTCCACCTGGATGGCCGAGGTGGAGACCGTGAGGCAGAGGTCTTTGTGGGCCGACAAGTCGGCCACGCTCACCGGCTTGTACTGGATCTCCCCGGCCGACACCGTCTTGTACTGGTGCAGGTCGAAGGGGCAAGGTACGCCGCCCTCGCCCGCCGTGTAGCTGCTGGGGGGGTTGGAGTTGGGTGCATTGGGCGCCTGCCCACCTCCCGGCCCGCCTGCcgcagctgctgctgccgccgccgcagCGGCTGCCGCGGCCGCTGCTGCAGCGGCGCCCCCTCTCCCACGACCTCTGCCCCGGCCCGTGCCCCCGCCGCTGGGGGTCTGGCCTTGGGCCTGCTGGGCAgccaccgccgccgccaccgTCAGGGGGTCGGGGTTGTGTTTGCGCATGTGCTTCATCAGGTACGTCTCCTGCACAGGTGGGGGACAGGGTTATAGTCAATACAAAAGCTTTTAACAGTAAATTACAAATGTTTGTCTCCTTGCCAGTGTCAATCACCACTATCTAAGTTCTGTAACCGATTCTATGTTCTAATGATAGCAACTGAAGGAGCATATCTGATATCATCTCCCGACAGCCTAATACCATATTTCAGGgtcacaatcagttgaaaacccctAATGTATGGAAATTCCTTAAGCATTGAGAGAGACCAGGGTGCCATCACGGGAGCAAATCTGCTTGACTGAACTTCTCAAAATTGCAGCCACTGAAAACAGCTCTGCTCTATTCTGGAGTAACCTGAAAGCCCTCAAACCCAAACCTGTCATTAAACATTTCTCAAGGCCTCAGACAGGCATGTTAAAAGCATTCAAATCAAATTAGCAAGGGCTGGCTCCACCATTTTAGGAATGCAAAAAATCAGGATGCATAACAAAACCTCGAAGCACGAAGGGTGTGTGCACAAATGTTTTAGTAGAGGAAAATCAGCAACATTATTCACTCACTGTGCTTTCATTTATCTTAAGTAAACTTAAAAAAAGCCTGCATTAGGTATTACAATGATGTACTATGTATTATTACCATGTCTATATGCACCTCTTGCCACACACTAAGGCTAGTGCTTGCATCATACCAGAATCTGATATATGAGACATACAAAACATTACTCCAGTGCAGTGTATCTTTGGCTATTCAAAATGCATTTCCAACTTATTACCCAGTGATTTCATAAATACTATGCAACTGACAATCTACAGATATACACAGCTGTACACCAGGATGGTATTTTGTATGGAAAACTTGTATGGAGGGATTACTAAGGAGTACTAACcatgacaaaaaaacaatacaacataacacaaagatagacacacacagacacaaaataaTAATCCCATCAAGCTGTATAGGAACCTACCACATACATGCTGCTAAACCTCTAGCATGTATGAGGCTACAGTATCAGATACTTCTGTTCTGCTACAGAGGGGATGACCTACAGTCTCTCTACTCTTCAAGCCCCATAAAACTTACAAATACAAACTTGTGCGTTGTCCTGTAGCATATTACTAGCaaggctactggaagaaacaTTCATAAACGTCAGATAATCTCTCAAAACTAGCTGAAATAACATTTATTTCTCAAGTTCAAATGAGGCAGGCAAGTGGGTGTAGTTTTGTGTGAGGCAACTGATTGGCTTGCATACCGAGGTGTAGGCGCGGTTACACAAACCGCAGGAGTAGAGTTTGGCATGTTTGACTGTGTGCGTCGACAGGTGCACCTCCAGGCTGGCCGCATCCGTGTAACCACGGTTACAGTTGTGGCACTTGTACGGCTTGTCCTTGTTGTGCTGCCGGCGGTGAGACTGTGGTAAAGTCACAGAAAGAGAAGTAACGTGagagttatttattttttaaacactcCTTTCAAAAGCTAGAGTCCTAGCACTACAAGTAGAGAACACttaaaaatagaaaattacaaaTATAGCATCAGAGAAGTAAGGCCCCTGCTTCTACTATGTCTTGCATTAACGGTGTTATCAAAtttacaatagatagatagatagatagatagatactttattgatccccaggggaaattcaagaaatgcaATACTGCACTGATTCTCTGAACATTTCAATTAACAGTTGGCGTCATGTCGTGTCATGTTGTTTTCAGATTTGTGGCTTTCCTAAAATTAGATTTTCAAAGTTGCTATATTCCTTTCCATAAATTATCACAATATATCGCAACATATTGAACAGCTCTGTGCAGCATAGGCTGTGGAATTGCCACTCAGAGGCAGAGAACAGGATACGCGATTGGTCACGTAACATCCTGCCATCTAGCTTGGTCATCTCCTGCTCGCATAGGGAAGGGTTCTCAAAGGAAGTCCAAAGATCTTGGAGCACACATCAGTTGCATTTTGTAAGTGTTTTTGATTTGAGGGTCGCATGGAACCAGCAGGTAAAGGAGAATGTAATGGTGCTTCCTATAAAGGAATAATAAAGCTTTCCAAGTATGTTCTTGCTGCCCCCAAATAAAATAGAGCTTTCTTAAGAGATATTGTGCTGACATTTCCTGAGGATTTCCTCAGTGTTGGAGACAATTTTCAAAAAAATATCAAAGATTGTGCCCAGATACTGCACCTATCTAGCTGCTTGTCAATGTTTCTGGAAAAGGCTAAGAGATTGTTCCAATCCTTGAAGCATCCTTGAAGCGTATTGATACTTTCACTGGTCCACTGCTTAATGGATTTGATAACACTTTCTGTCCTTCTTACAATTTACTGATAGGCTGGTACAAGCAGTAAAGTGTGATGGTCAGCAGAACCAATGGGGGGCAGTGCGATTAATCAAGCGATTAATATGCATCCTGAACTGAGCCATAGGATTTATCTCACAGTCTTTTTTTCAAAGTCTCTGAGTCTTTCCCAAAAGAATAGGTATGCAACATACTAATAAAAACCTTTCAAAACTCTGTCCACTGAGCAGTGGTTAAAATAATCAAGGATAAATTGGAAAGAGTCTGGTGTAACAAGTTCCAGTCTGTTTAATGTTCTCCCAGTATGTTCTGTGGCTGTGATCACATTCTCTCGTGGATGGATGTAAACAAGGGAAAGTGGGGAAAACTCCCTGGGATGGTAAAAGGGCTGTAGAGAGATGGAAGATTTTTCTCTTACAGTAACCATTGAGCTTCAGTGAGTGTATACATAAAAACACATGCGTAGTGTGAGTAATATTACCATGAAGTGGCATCGTTGCATGGTATTTGAACATCTGAGTACAAGTGTGAGTATATGGCCACCCCATACCACCAATACCTGATCAGCATCAGTGCATCTCTCTCAGAATCGCAATCCCTGTATCAAGACTCTTGCCACTCAACTTTCACTTGAAAAATAGGTGTGCTAACAGGATGGTAAGCTGTAAGGAAGGAGTATTGTGCGGTGAGCCTTTGTTAagtatttttttgtcattcggatgtgtggTGGTCCTACCTGCAGGTTGGAGAGCTGAGTGAATGCCTTCTCACAGCCTGGGTGGACACACTTGTATGGCCTGTCACCCGTGTGGatcctgattaaaaaaaagagcTTTCAACTACAATTCCCAGCACCACTTGCATCTACTccattcattcccaaacacatttaataacagactcacagagaAAGGCAACAGCAGAACATTAAAAGACTACAAAAAGAGAGTgggcaagagagtgagagagagagagagagcgagcagaggaggggtggggttTGGGGGGCGCGTGGCTTCAGATGGTACGTTGTATTGCGGTGGGGTGCAGTGCTAGCTTGCTAGCTGTCCCTGCCCATTACCTGTGGTGCTGCTGTAAGTGACTGAGCTGCCTGAACGTTTTCTGGCAGTAGGAGCAGGTGTAGGGCTTGGCCCCGGTGTGGATGCGGATGTGCTGGGCCAGGTAGCTGGAGTTGGCGAAGGATTTGGAGCAGTGGGGGCACTTGTGTGGCTTGGCCTCTGTGTGGTTTCTAACAAGGGAGGGAAGGGAGatgggaagagggggagagagggagagagaacaaaacagagagagagatatatatttatataagatCAACGATGACCTGGgtataaaaagaaaataatcaCAAGGGGTGGGGGGAAAGTAAAGGGGAAGCCTCTGGCTATGACTtcttgtctgtgtctgagttgCGAAACGcagcacataaacaaacaccagGTGCAATCAgtatgtttttctctctctcttcgtctctctctctttctcgttctctccctctttctctctctccagctctctcacTTCCTACGCTCTCCCATAGTGATATGATGTGCCTcttactgtgtctgtgtgactgatGGGGACTTAAGATGGGCCACCTCTCACTCTCCTAGTGGAAATGACAGGGAAAAGGAAAAGATACAGGGATGGAGGGCAAAGGTGTGGAAGAGACAGCCTTTGCGGACAAACGAAAGAGACATTCTCTTCAAATCATggagaaggaaaagaaagagaagagccaAAAAAGAAGGGAAAGGGTTTAAGGGTTAAGGCAAAATACAGGTAGTGCCATACAGCGAATGATAAACAACATCTAGCTTCATACGTCTTTGTCATGCACAAGGATAGTGTTCAAAAATGTAGTTGTCATATTACAGAAAGCGTGTgcatacagacatgcacatttagacaagcAGACATGAGTGGAACCAAATCAAAGGCCCACACAAGCAACAGGAACCACAGAAAAGTACAAATCAAGAGGATACAAGATGAGGGACACATTTTGCTCGCAGGACATCAAAAACCTGAGAGAAGATGAGAACTGATAAATGTGTATGGTGTGCCATACAAAGACATTCAGACAGATGATAGGCATACATAAGACATCTGTGTTGAACAGAATGGAAGGCAGAGGACATAAATCAATACGTAGAAATGCGTTATGGACAATTTGTCCTGTTTCAGAAAGGAACATGCAGTTTGTAGAGTAGTTTCAATCAGTGCTGTTCCAACAGGAGTGATTAGCATCGTGGATGAGGGTAAGAGAAAGAGGACAGATGGAGAATGTGAAGGGGAGATGGGCGAGgaataaacaaaaataacaacaacaacatcccatAAGACAATGAAAAGCTGATGACAGAACATTCTGAAACAAGGAACAGGGTCTAATGGCACAAGGCCGTtagatgtctgtgtctgtgttgtgtggtcTCGAGGCAGACAGTAGACACCGGGAGAGTCTAGAAATGAGTATGAAACTGAGTGTCTCTCTGGTCTGGGGTGGCTCACCCTCATGGTTGTACCAGCTCATGGTAGTACTCTACCAGTTCATGACTGAACCTGTCTACATAGGACACATTGAGTGGATCAAAgcaggggtggggaggggtgggggtagagagagagagagagagagagagagagagagagagagagagaggccaaatAACTGCCAAATAAACCTGTAGGAAATCAGAACAGAAAAGCTGGACAGCAAAACTGACATTTCATTTCAGCAAGAGATTAAgagttacacacacaatcaccacaTATTTGAAGTAGGTCACATAGATGTGGTTATGACTAGTTTGAATGTCTAGAAAATAACAGTTAGACCTGCTTTAACCCCATATTAACAGTAGCACTGGTCTCAGTGACCAAAATCCtctcattttttaaaaaacattatgTGGTAATCATGACATGTACATTTACTCATTGGTGCACATGTACAGACAATAACAAGCACACATGCCAATATACTGAACATACTAAAGTGTACACACAggctttctcacacacacgcacacacacatgcaggcacacacacacacacagctcccctAGGTGAGTcctgggtgtggtgtgtgtcttagTACCGTGTGTGCTGCTGTAAGTGACTGAGCTGCCTGAACGTTTTCTGGCAGTAGGAGCAGGTGTAGGGCTTGGCCCCGGTGTGGATGCGGATGTGCTGGGCCAGGTAGCTGGAGTTGGCGAAGGATTTGGAGCAGTGGGGGCACTTGTGTGGCTTGGCCTCCGTGTGAGACTTGGCGTGGATCTGCATGTCCGACTTGTTGAAGAAGGTCACCGCACACATCCGACACCTGCGTGTGTAAGAAGAGAAAGATGGAACACGTTCGAGCAAGTGAGAAAAATAGCTTTAACTTGACATTGACAGACTGAGGTATTTAACAAAATCtgcatttaaaatgaaaacattaaaaggACATTTTTAGTGGTGCTTGTTAGGCACAAAGCCACTGGTTGATATAGGGCAATCAACAGCTAAACCACAAACAGATTTGAGCAAGTTTGcataaacaagcaaacaaacatccAAACCTGTAAGATTTGTTCCCGTCTTTGTTTGTATGATCATCTTCATCGTTGGAGAGGTCATAGGGGTCAGCTGGGTGGTGCTGTGAGGgtcaagagaaagagacacttAGAGGTACAGCAAAAAACGCTAAACAACTTAACCTGCTCTATTCCAGTTGACCCACAACTACTACAGAGGAACGAGTGGACATTCCGTTACTTGCTATtactctttttttatttacttcCACATGAATTTCTTATGGCAGAAGTGTCCATAGATCGACTCAAGAATTCATTCTAAACAACTCTACTGTAACTCACCTGACCCCCAGCTGCGAGGTGGGCAAGGATCAAcgcatcacttcctgttggcAGCGTATGGGCAGTCATGGAACCATCTCGGGGTAGCATGGACTTCTTCTTCCTTCCCCGTTTGGAAGGAGTTGGCATGACGACAGCTGGGGGGATGCTGCCATTCTCTTTCTTATCTGGGATGTAGGATAatcaaagagggagggagggtggacaCAGGAGGAAACAGGAAGAGACAGGGAAGGAAAACAACAACGTATCCTCCATTAAACCACACTGAAGGACTGCATTTCCCAGAAGTCTTTTTTACCTTGAGTCTTCCCACAATATTCCCCTCAGATGAAGACATGAGATGAAACCAAAACCAAAACCAAAATTGAGTGGGCAAAATGAAGCTCATAGAATTTTAATGAAAATGTGAACTATGCATTCTGTTTTGACAACCATCACTTAATAACAGGAATTAAATGCAATTGTTAAATCCCATGCAACAAATTTACCATAATCTGTGAGAATGTAAGCATACACCGGTGCTTTTAATTGACTAGAAAATCTGCTGAGAAATAATGTGTAATGCTCAGTCAGAGCAGCGAGAGGCACCATCAGACATCACGCTGCGGCTCCTTTAATAATGCATTGCGTCATATAAATTATGCAGCCCGGCTCCTTCTCATCAGTTTGCTGCTTCATGAAACAAAGGCTTGGCTGCAGTGGCTCAGAGGAGATGAGACTACTGTGATAAAGCCCCAGATGTGCAGATGGTAAAGCGATCCAGGATCCAGGAGTGTGAAGCCGAGTCTGTTTTTAATCTTGGCTATTTTTATCTGCCAACACAAACTGTTCCCAAACTGATAACGACACCTTGAGTGAAAGCGATAGAGGAGATTATGCAACATCACTCTGTCACTATTAAAAGAAATTCGGATCTGCCTTGTTTGTGTGAATAGAAGGGTTGACATTAAAACAGGAGCCACTCATAACTAAACACTGCGGCAAATATTTAAGGGTACATAATATATCTAACTTCACAAAATACAAtacattcaacattttgaatccTGGTAGGTCCAGTCATGACTTTACCTTTAGCTAACATGTGCATACACTTGCCATGCTGCTAAAAATTCTGCTAAAAATGTCAAATATAACAGAAATTTAAAatgacattaaaaaaataaaaccaagAGAATTCAAATCCATTGGAACAGGAACCCTACCAACTTAGTACATGAGGAACACATCTAGCAGGGAATATCACATTTCTTGTGTTCAATTTtactttcacacatttctcaaaacaattcactGATGATCATTGGTGTGAGCAAGAGTCTGACAAAGATTACCAGTCTTCAATATATACATTGGCCTATAAAGGTGAGGGAGTTTGCATCCCTGATAACCATTGCATTAACTACTGTATACATTCCGTTTGTCACAAAAGGGTGAATCCACAAAGGCATGAGAACAGCACTGGCGGAACTGTACCACCTCACTGGTCAACATAGACAGAACACTTCACAGTACCATTTAAAAACAATTCAACATCATGACTTCCCAGATTTAAAAATTGTTtcatgtgtttatcctcgtTGTATTCTTTTGCCTACTTGTTTtcaatatgcccccccccccagataaATCAATAAACATGATGCATTTTACTGCTTTTTATCATAAACATCTGTTAGCATGGGCGCGTCATGTGTAGCTGACTGTGTAGGAGCGCGACCAGATCAGCTGTGTGCATGTTACAGGTGGGCTGTGGTGCAGCTGTGCTGGTGCTTAGGAcgggggtcagaggtcacaggAGGGGCAGTACTCACACTGGCTGTGGAAGTAGAGAGAGGAATGCCGGCTGGTCTCTACTGGAAAccgagagaagaggagaacacactcaacacacagagctttccctcccaccctccttccttccctccctccctccctccctccatccatctaaTCAGTCATTCACTCTTCCCTCCTTTTTCTTTGTCGTTTGCCAAAATAGGGGCGCCCCAGCGAGACCCAGGGGTGTTAGCTATGGCCTTGAGCAAGTCACACAGGGGGTTAGCAGAAGCATCAGCATgcctgcatgtacagtatgtgtatgagtcCAAATGGTAAGCGCATCTGTGTGCTTAATGAAAAAGTGACTgttggagcatgtgtgtgtgcatgtgtgtgagagaaacagtCTGAGTAAAATTGAGTCAGAGGGACTGTTTCTTAATGAGTTTCAAAAGATTTTGGGATATAAATGTCGGGGAATGAGAACATTGACAGGAGCAAGTGTCCTTTCCTGGAAGTTGTCTGCGACATCTATGGAACGGAGGTCTACCCAacccagagagagcgagagaaaaccAGCATTCCAAGTCAGCTATTTTTGGTCTTGGAAAACAACTGCTAACCTAGAACTTCTGACGTCTCCTTTAATGGGTATAACACTCCGTCTGCTCCGTTTAGCCTGCTtgctttctttccctccttttcactctcactctatccTTCAGCCCTTTCCGTAAAAACGGGGTACTGTAATAGTAATGCACCATACTGGTTAGATGTGCTTTTCAATTAAATGCATTGGAATAAGTGCAGAAGGGGCATAAcctggtgtgtgtatgcgtgtttgtgtacatTAAGGTCTACCTGTCCAGAGGCTGAGGTGCAGAGCAAGCAGCTGGGggttgggaggggaggggaggggacagGAGGGGGTTACCAGTGCAGAGGAGAGTAAAGAGAAGCTAGGGAGAGAGGTTCCCTTTTGGGGTCGGGTGGGTGGGAATATGGG
This genomic interval carries:
- the znf384a gene encoding zinc finger protein 384a isoform X1; protein product: MEDSHFNSSYFWSPVPTVQGQIENAMFLNKMKEQLGPEKAASFPHSSSAHYPTAVLTVPGSVAMDTSAVGRGPKQEGGGGGSQMSGVGAHLHSPHTSQNITVVPVPSTGIMTAAGLVITTPQGTLVTPPASSQSFVSGPPATTMIVSTLHPSNAVETSRHSSLYFHSQYKKENGSIPPAVVMPTPSKRGRKKKSMLPRDGSMTAHTLPTGSDALILAHLAAGGQHHPADPYDLSNDEDDHTNKDGNKSYRCRMCAVTFFNKSDMQIHAKSHTEAKPHKCPHCSKSFANSSYLAQHIRIHTGAKPYTCSYCQKTFRQLSHLQQHTRNHTEAKPHKCPHCSKSFANSSYLAQHIRIHTGAKPYTCSYCQKTFRQLSHLQQHHRIHTGDRPYKCVHPGCEKAFTQLSNLQSHRRQHNKDKPYKCHNCNRGYTDAASLEVHLSTHTVKHAKLYSCGLCNRAYTSETYLMKHMRKHNPDPLTVAAAVAAQQAQGQTPSGGGTGRGRGRGRGGAAAAAAAAAAAAAAAAAAAGGPGGGQAPNAPNSNPPSSYTAGEGGVPCPFDLHQYKTVSAGEIQYKPVSVADLSAHKDLCLTVSTSAIQVEHMNS
- the znf384a gene encoding zinc finger protein 384a isoform X4, yielding MFLNKMKEQLGPEKAASFPHSSSAHYPTAVLTVPGSVAMDTSAVGRGPKQEGGGGGSQMSGVGAHLHSPHTSQNITVVPVPSTGIMTAAGLVITTPQGTLVTPPASSQSFVSGPPATTMIVSTLHPSNAVETSRHSSLYFHSQYKKENGSIPPAVVMPTPSKRGRKKKSMLPRDGSMTAHTLPTGSDALILAHLAAGGQHHPADPYDLSNDEDDHTNKDGNKSYRCRMCAVTFFNKSDMQIHAKSHTEAKPHKCPHCSKSFANSSYLAQHIRIHTGAKPYTCSYCQKTFRQLSHLQQHTRNHTEAKPHKCPHCSKSFANSSYLAQHIRIHTGAKPYTCSYCQKTFRQLSHLQQHHRIHTGDRPYKCVHPGCEKAFTQLSNLQSHRRQHNKDKPYKCHNCNRGYTDAASLEVHLSTHTVKHAKLYSCGLCNRAYTSETYLMKHMRKHNPDPLTVAAAVAAQQAQGQTPSGGGTGRGRGRGRGGAAAAAAAAAAAAAAAAAAAGGPGGGQAPNAPNSNPPSSYTAGEGGVPCPFDLHQYKTVSAGEIQYKPVSVADLSAHKDLCLTVSTSAIQVEHMNS
- the znf384a gene encoding zinc finger protein 384a isoform X6 gives rise to the protein MEDSHFNSSYFWSPVPTVQGQIENAMFLNKMKEQLGPEKAASFPHSSSAHYPTAVLTVPGSVAMDTSAVGRGPKQEGGGGGSQMSGVGAHLHSPHTSQNITVVPVPSTGIMTADKKENGSIPPAVVMPTPSKRGRKKKSMLPRDGSMTAHTLPTGSDALILAHLAAGGQHHPADPYDLSNDEDDHTNKDGNKSYRCRMCAVTFFNKSDMQIHAKSHTEAKPHKCPHCSKSFANSSYLAQHIRIHTGAKPYTCSYCQKTFRQLSHLQQHTRNHTEAKPHKCPHCSKSFANSSYLAQHIRIHTGAKPYTCSYCQKTFRQLSHLQQHHRIHTGDRPYKCVHPGCEKAFTQLSNLQSHRRQHNKDKPYKCHNCNRGYTDAASLEVHLSTHTVKHAKLYSCGLCNRAYTSETYLMKHMRKHNPDPLTVAAAVAAQQAQGQTPSGGGTGRGRGRGRGGAAAAAAAAAAAAAAAAAAAGGPGGGQAPNAPNSNPPSSYTAGEGGVPCPFDLHQYKTVSAGEIQYKPVSVADLSAHKDLCLTVSTSAIQVEHMNS
- the znf384a gene encoding zinc finger protein 384a isoform X5, translated to MEDSHFNSSYFWSPVPTVQGQIENAMFLNKMKEQLGPEKAASFPHSSSAHYPTAVLTVPGSVAMDTSAVGRGPKQEGGGGGSQMSGVGAHLHSPHTSQNITVVPVPSTGIMTAVETSRHSSLYFHSQYKKENGSIPPAVVMPTPSKRGRKKKSMLPRDGSMTAHTLPTGSDALILAHLAAGGQHHPADPYDLSNDEDDHTNKDGNKSYRCRMCAVTFFNKSDMQIHAKSHTEAKPHKCPHCSKSFANSSYLAQHIRIHTGAKPYTCSYCQKTFRQLSHLQQHTRNHTEAKPHKCPHCSKSFANSSYLAQHIRIHTGAKPYTCSYCQKTFRQLSHLQQHHRIHTGDRPYKCVHPGCEKAFTQLSNLQSHRRQHNKDKPYKCHNCNRGYTDAASLEVHLSTHTVKHAKLYSCGLCNRAYTSETYLMKHMRKHNPDPLTVAAAVAAQQAQGQTPSGGGTGRGRGRGRGGAAAAAAAAAAAAAAAAAAAGGPGGGQAPNAPNSNPPSSYTAGEGGVPCPFDLHQYKTVSAGEIQYKPVSVADLSAHKDLCLTVSTSAIQVEHMNS
- the znf384a gene encoding zinc finger protein 384a isoform X3 → MEDSHFNSSYFWSPVPTVQGQIENAMFLNKMKEQLGPEKAASFPHSSSAHYPTAVLTVPGSVAMDTSAVGRGPKQEGGGGGSQMSGVGAHLHSPHTSQNITVVPVPSTGIMTAAGLVITTPQGTLVTPPASSQSFVSGPPATTMIVSTLHPSNADKKENGSIPPAVVMPTPSKRGRKKKSMLPRDGSMTAHTLPTGSDALILAHLAAGGQHHPADPYDLSNDEDDHTNKDGNKSYRCRMCAVTFFNKSDMQIHAKSHTEAKPHKCPHCSKSFANSSYLAQHIRIHTGAKPYTCSYCQKTFRQLSHLQQHTRNHTEAKPHKCPHCSKSFANSSYLAQHIRIHTGAKPYTCSYCQKTFRQLSHLQQHHRIHTGDRPYKCVHPGCEKAFTQLSNLQSHRRQHNKDKPYKCHNCNRGYTDAASLEVHLSTHTVKHAKLYSCGLCNRAYTSETYLMKHMRKHNPDPLTVAAAVAAQQAQGQTPSGGGTGRGRGRGRGGAAAAAAAAAAAAAAAAAAAGGPGGGQAPNAPNSNPPSSYTAGEGGVPCPFDLHQYKTVSAGEIQYKPVSVADLSAHKDLCLTVSTSAIQVEHMNS
- the znf384a gene encoding zinc finger protein 384a isoform X2, which codes for MEDSHFNSSYFWSPVPTVQGQIENAMFLNKMKEQLGPEKAASFPHSSSAHYPTAVLTVPGSVAMDTSAVGRGPKQEGGGGGSQMSGVGAHLHSPHTSQNITVVPVPSTGIMTAAGLVITTPQGTLVTPPASSQSFVSGPPATTMIVSTLHPSNAETSRHSSLYFHSQYKKENGSIPPAVVMPTPSKRGRKKKSMLPRDGSMTAHTLPTGSDALILAHLAAGGQHHPADPYDLSNDEDDHTNKDGNKSYRCRMCAVTFFNKSDMQIHAKSHTEAKPHKCPHCSKSFANSSYLAQHIRIHTGAKPYTCSYCQKTFRQLSHLQQHTRNHTEAKPHKCPHCSKSFANSSYLAQHIRIHTGAKPYTCSYCQKTFRQLSHLQQHHRIHTGDRPYKCVHPGCEKAFTQLSNLQSHRRQHNKDKPYKCHNCNRGYTDAASLEVHLSTHTVKHAKLYSCGLCNRAYTSETYLMKHMRKHNPDPLTVAAAVAAQQAQGQTPSGGGTGRGRGRGRGGAAAAAAAAAAAAAAAAAAAGGPGGGQAPNAPNSNPPSSYTAGEGGVPCPFDLHQYKTVSAGEIQYKPVSVADLSAHKDLCLTVSTSAIQVEHMNS
- the znf384a gene encoding zinc finger protein 384a isoform X8 gives rise to the protein MEDSHFNSSYFWSPVPTVQGQIENAMFLNKMKEQLGPEKAASFPHSSSAHYPTAVLTVPGSVAMDTSAVGRGPKQEGGGGGSQMSGVGAHLHSPHTSQNITVVPVPSTGIMTAAGLVITTPQGTLVTPPASSQSFVSGPPATTMIVSTLHPSNAVETSRHSSLYFHSQYKKENGSIPPAVVMPTPSKRGRKKKSMLPRDGSMTAHTLPTGSDALILAHLAAGGQHHPADPYDLSNDEDDHTNKDGNKSYRCRMCAVTFFNKSDMQIHAKSHTEAKPHKCPHCSKSFANSSYLAQHIRIHTGAKPYTCSYCQKTFRQLSHLQQHHRIHTGDRPYKCVHPGCEKAFTQLSNLQSHRRQHNKDKPYKCHNCNRGYTDAASLEVHLSTHTVKHAKLYSCGLCNRAYTSETYLMKHMRKHNPDPLTVAAAVAAQQAQGQTPSGGGTGRGRGRGRGGAAAAAAAAAAAAAAAAAAAGGPGGGQAPNAPNSNPPSSYTAGEGGVPCPFDLHQYKTVSAGEIQYKPVSVADLSAHKDLCLTVSTSAIQVEHMNS
- the znf384a gene encoding zinc finger protein 384a isoform X7, translated to MEDSHFNSSYFWSPVPTVQGQIENAMFLNKMKEQLGPEKAASFPHSSSAHYPTAVLTVPGSVAMDTSAVGRGPKQEGGGGGSQMSGVGAHLHSPHTSQNITVVPVPSTGIMTAAGLVITTPQGTLVTPPASSQSFVSGPPATTMIVSTLHPSNAVETSRHSSLYFHSQYKKENGSIPPAVVMPTPSKRGRKKKSMLPRDGSMTAHTLPTGSDALILAHLAAGGQHHPADPYDLSNDEDDHTNKDGNKSYRCRMCAVTFFNKSDMQIHAKSHTEAKPHKCPHCSKSFANSSYLAQHIRIHTGAKPYTCSYCQKTFRQLSHLQQHTRIHTGDRPYKCVHPGCEKAFTQLSNLQSHRRQHNKDKPYKCHNCNRGYTDAASLEVHLSTHTVKHAKLYSCGLCNRAYTSETYLMKHMRKHNPDPLTVAAAVAAQQAQGQTPSGGGTGRGRGRGRGGAAAAAAAAAAAAAAAAAAAGGPGGGQAPNAPNSNPPSSYTAGEGGVPCPFDLHQYKTVSAGEIQYKPVSVADLSAHKDLCLTVSTSAIQVEHMNS